GCGATAATCAGCAGCGACCACGCTAGCAGGGCGGCCGCGATCTTTGCCCGCAAGCCCACCTTGTGCCCCCGCCGGCAGCCTCAAGCCACGCCGTTGCGATTGCGGCCCCGATAGCGGTCGAGCCGGTTATACAGGGTCTTCAGGCTGATACCCAGAATCTCGGCCGCGCGCGCTTTGTTGCCGCCTACTGCGTCGAGAGTCTCGAAAATCAGCTCGCGCTCGACCTCTTCCAACGACCGGTTTCGTTGCGGTGTGCTGACCCGCACGGTGCCAGGGTCGTTACCCAGATCGGCGGGCATCTCATGCATCGAGATCAGCGGCTT
This genomic stretch from Candidatus Binataceae bacterium harbors:
- a CDS encoding helix-turn-helix domain-containing protein — its product is KPLISMHEMPADLGNDPGTVRVSTPQRNRSLEEVERELIFETLDAVGGNKARAAEILGISLKTLYNRLDRYRGRNRNGVA